In a genomic window of Balaenoptera ricei isolate mBalRic1 chromosome 3, mBalRic1.hap2, whole genome shotgun sequence:
- the LOC132362869 gene encoding olfactory receptor 7D4-like, which yields MGAGNHTGVSQFLLLGLSDDPELQPLLFGVFLSMYLVTVLGNLLIILAVISDSQLHTPMYFFLANLSFVDICFISTTVPKMLVNIQAQSKDISYIGCLTQVYLFMVFAGMDDFLLTVMAYDRFVAICHPLHYMVIMNPRFCGLLVLMCWLIIFCVALVHILLLRRLTFCIGTEIPHFFCELAQILKAACSDTLINNICLYVATALLCIFPLTGILFSYSQIVSSLMRISSAVGKYKVFFTCGSHLSVVSLFYGTSLGVYLTSTLTHSSQRSSVVSVMYTVVTPMLNPFIYSLRNKDVKGALGRLLSRSAPCP from the coding sequence ATGGGAGCAGGAAACCACACGGGAGTATCACAGTTCCTCCTCCTGGGCCTCTCGGACGATCCTGAACTGCAGCCCCTCCTCTTTGGAGTGTTCCTGTCCATGTACCTGGTCACTGTGCTCGGGAACCTTCTCATCATCCTGGCCGTCATCTCAGACTCCCAGCTCCACACCCCCATGTACTTCTTCCTCGCCAACCTCTCCTTTGTTGACATCTGTTTCATCTCCACCACTGTCCCAAAGATGCTAGTCAACATCCAGGCACAGAGCAAAGACATCTCCTACATAGGATGCCTCACTCAGGTgtacttgtttatggttttcgcTGGAATGGATGATTTCCTCCTGACTGTGATGGCCTATGACCGGTTTGTGGCCATCTGCCACCCCTTGCACTACATGGTCATCATGAACCCCCGCTTCTGTGGCCTCCTCGTTCTGATGTGTTGGCTCATTATTTTCTGTGTTGCCCTGGTTCATATTCTACTGTTGAGGCGGCTGACCTTCTGTATTGGCACTGAAATTCCACATTTCTTCTGTGAGCTGGCTCAGATTCTCAAGGCAGCCTGCTCTGACACTCTCATCAATAACATCTGTTTGTATGTGGCCACTGCCCTGCTGTGTATATTTCCTCTCACTGGTATCCTCTTTTCTTACTCTCAGATTGTCTCCTCGTTAATGAGAATCTCCTCTGCAGTgggaaaatataaagtatttttcacCTGTGGGTCTCACCTCTCTGTGGTTTCACTGTTCTATGGGACAAGCCTGGGGGTCTACCTCACTTCTACTCTGACCcattcttcccagagaagctcaGTTGTCTCAGTGATGTACACTGTGGTCACCCCCATGCTGAACCCCTTCATCTACAGCCTGCGGAACAAGGATGTGAAGGGGGCCCTGGGAAGGCTCCTCAGCCGAAGTGCCCCTTGTCCGTGA